A genomic region of Methanosarcina thermophila TM-1 contains the following coding sequences:
- a CDS encoding GNAT family N-acetyltransferase — protein MKEILIRKAGKSDLQDIQRLLSTYFLDMEGLKAEDFFVAEIDGQIRGCAALIMSGSQGKRFLELHSIAVHPNFRGKGIGTRLVKHLLTTIDEPASDLYVRTTAPQFFEKLNFEKIKNPQKLLLWEDCKMCEHFEKCTQFTMKYSCN, from the coding sequence ATGAAAGAAATTCTGATTAGAAAAGCTGGTAAATCAGATCTGCAAGATATTCAGAGGCTTCTCTCAACTTATTTTCTCGATATGGAGGGGCTCAAAGCTGAAGATTTCTTTGTAGCTGAAATTGATGGACAAATTAGAGGATGCGCTGCTCTTATAATGTCCGGGTCTCAAGGCAAGAGATTTCTGGAACTTCATTCCATTGCTGTCCATCCCAACTTTCGGGGAAAAGGTATCGGAACCAGGCTTGTTAAGCATCTCCTGACAACAATTGACGAACCAGCCAGTGATCTCTATGTCAGGACGACTGCGCCCCAATTTTTTGAGAAGCTTAATTTCGAGAAAATTAAAAATCCCCAAAAGTTACTGCTCTGGGAAGATTGCAAAATGTGTGAGCATTTTGAAAAATGCACGCAGTTCACAATGAAATATTCCTGCAACTAG
- a CDS encoding DUF531 domain-containing protein — MRQHMLTLGIVNTYDKIKILDAHYRAIARAAPICHAFGFHLALYDFPFKMTVEELVAYVMEKTTIGESGSYLKILYEKSHLSVSELPKKGFPSHFGEVVITTSKPSPKKQITPIKIAEEAFRNRSFLFLVGLGHKGLPKELFERGKYHLDITGKGLSLETCTAIGAIPAYLSGLMANLETKK, encoded by the coding sequence ATGAGGCAGCATATGCTTACCCTTGGAATAGTAAATACCTACGATAAGATTAAAATTCTCGATGCTCATTACCGTGCAATTGCAAGAGCTGCTCCGATTTGCCATGCTTTTGGATTCCACCTTGCTCTTTATGATTTTCCATTTAAAATGACTGTAGAAGAACTGGTAGCTTACGTGATGGAAAAAACCACAATAGGGGAATCGGGAAGTTATCTAAAGATCCTTTATGAAAAGAGCCACCTGTCGGTATCCGAACTTCCAAAAAAAGGTTTCCCATCTCATTTTGGAGAAGTCGTAATTACTACCTCAAAACCTAGCCCAAAAAAGCAGATTACACCCATAAAGATCGCCGAAGAAGCTTTTAGAAACCGCTCTTTTCTATTTCTTGTAGGGCTGGGGCACAAAGGGCTTCCGAAAGAGCTTTTCGAGAGAGGAAAATATCATCTTGACATTACCGGCAAAGGTCTTTCTCTTGAGACCTGCACTGCAATTGGGGCGATTCCTGCCTATCTTTCAGGGCTCATGGCGAATCTTGAGACTAAAAAGTGA
- a CDS encoding cysteine desulfurase has product MYDVYAVREDFPVLKEVVYLDSTATTQTPVPAVEAMVEYFYKYAGNHGRGAHRLAREATNRYEDARETVASFLDAEPSKTVFTKNTTEGINLIANSYPWEAGDHIITTLLEHHSNLLPWLRLQKKGVKVTIISPDSEGKIDISSIEEAFTEKTRLVAITQVSNVFGSIQDVKNITRLAHRNGIRTLIDGAQSAGHMPVSLKDLDCDFFATAGHKGLLGPQGTGVLYIKEPDILDSASVGGGTVSDIEGCNYVLEPSPACFEAGTPNIPGVIALGKAVEYVKKIGVSEIESHEIKLATETAKRLSELEHVEVYGPDDRAGIVPFNVKGLHAHDVALILDQTRKICVRSGHHCAIPIVRFLKVDSTVRASFALYNTEEEVDILVDAVADLKALVS; this is encoded by the coding sequence ATGTACGATGTATATGCGGTCCGTGAAGATTTCCCTGTTTTAAAAGAAGTCGTGTACCTTGACAGTACGGCAACTACTCAGACACCAGTACCTGCAGTTGAAGCCATGGTCGAGTACTTTTACAAGTATGCTGGCAACCATGGGAGGGGTGCACATCGTTTAGCTAGGGAAGCTACAAATCGTTATGAAGATGCAAGGGAAACTGTTGCGAGTTTCCTGGACGCAGAGCCTTCAAAGACCGTTTTTACGAAAAATACCACTGAAGGTATAAATCTCATTGCAAACAGCTATCCCTGGGAAGCTGGAGACCATATTATTACGACCCTGCTAGAACATCATTCAAATCTCCTTCCCTGGCTGCGCCTCCAGAAAAAAGGAGTAAAAGTTACGATTATAAGTCCTGACAGCGAGGGAAAGATCGATATCTCTTCTATAGAGGAGGCTTTTACTGAGAAAACAAGACTGGTTGCCATAACTCAGGTTTCAAACGTCTTCGGTTCCATTCAGGATGTAAAAAATATCACAAGACTTGCCCATCGAAACGGCATAAGAACCCTGATAGACGGGGCTCAGTCCGCAGGACATATGCCAGTTAGTCTTAAAGATCTGGACTGTGATTTCTTTGCAACTGCAGGGCATAAAGGACTACTTGGACCGCAGGGCACTGGCGTACTTTATATCAAAGAACCAGACATACTCGATAGCGCCTCAGTGGGAGGAGGTACAGTTTCGGATATTGAAGGGTGCAATTATGTACTGGAACCTTCTCCTGCCTGTTTTGAAGCTGGCACCCCAAACATTCCAGGAGTTATAGCCTTAGGAAAAGCAGTCGAATATGTAAAAAAAATAGGAGTTTCGGAAATAGAGTCACACGAAATAAAATTGGCAACTGAAACTGCAAAAAGACTTTCCGAACTAGAGCATGTAGAGGTTTACGGGCCTGATGATAGGGCAGGAATAGTACCTTTTAATGTAAAAGGGCTTCATGCCCATGATGTTGCCCTGATTCTTGACCAGACCAGGAAAATCTGTGTAAGAAGCGGACATCACTGTGCAATCCCAATTGTACGCTTCCTGAAGGTGGACAGCACTGTAAGAGCTTCTTTTGCATTATATAATACAGAAGAAGAAGTGGATATACTGGTAGATGCAGTTGCCGACCTTAAGGCTCTCGTTTCTTAA